From a single Pyxicephalus adspersus chromosome 11, UCB_Pads_2.0, whole genome shotgun sequence genomic region:
- the LOC140341330 gene encoding B-cell receptor CD22-like isoform X2 has product MTLASFLLIGSIFIFLVGGISSDVNKEQWSFIFPNEIIALRNSDVTIPCTFTAPVNHSEVNIIWFKYHLHGYPQVFNREEPSKVIEEYRGRTTLVGYGTNSCTLKIKDVTKIERFHPGISEEINSGKLHYKDVKVKIQENPPQPSISGNKNMKVKQKIYIACYVEHTCPSSPPTLKWNITGHPIKESHYGLQALGRWRMKSKLTYTASYTDDKTVLKCAATFPNNKTSVKTITLTIRYRPMNVAISADGNTDTAKDNNVTLLCSSKANPSVDNYTWYQISQGKELLHGYGDKITVKNTTTGKYICVAANKIGKTRSSMFRFTEQYQKSVDENVIYMTVFPILGFICLSILALLIYMYWRAKTHQASSETLSSHKNSQRADATYMSLLKTVSSEYESIKPSFPDKPAAGGDITSDNQYENLQKK; this is encoded by the exons ATGACCCTGGCGTCTTTTTTGCTCATAGGATCCATTTTCATATTTCTCGTTGgag gcatttcttCAGATGTGAACAAAGAGCAATGGTCATTTATATTTCCAAATGAAATTATAGCATTGAGAAATTCTGATGTGACGATTCCTTGCACATTCACGGCTCCTGTTAACCACAGTGAGGTCAATATAATTTGGTTTAAGTATCATCTTCACGGATATCCCCAGGTTTTTAATCGTGAAGAGCCCTCTAAAGTTATAGAAGAGTACAGAGGACGGACAACTCTTGTGGGTTATGGAACAAACAGCTGCACATTGAAGATCAAAGATGTGACAAAGATAGAAAGGTTTCATCCAGGAATAAGCGAAGAGATAAATTCCGGGAAACTTCACTACAAAGATGTTAAGGTTAAAATACAAG AAAACCCACCGCAACCATCAATAAGcggaaataaaaatatgaaagtcaagcagaaaatatatattgcctGCTATGTAGAACACACCTGTCCCTCCAGTCCTCCAACTCTGAAATGGAATATCACCGGCCATCCGATAAAAGAGAGTCATTATGGTCTGCAAGCTCTAGGAAGGTGGAGGATGAAGTCAAAACTGACCTATACTGCTTCCTACACTGATGACAAAACCGTTCTAAAATGTGCAGCTacatttccaaataataaaacatctgtTAAAACAATTACACTGACTATTAGAT ATCGTCCAATGAATGTCGCCATTTCAGCTGATGGTAACACCGACACAGCAAAAGACAACAATGTCACGTTACTTTGTTCAAGTAAAGCCAATCCTTCAGTAGATAATTACACCTGGTATCAGATAAGCCAAGGCAAGGAATTGTTACATGGATATGGAGATAAAATAACTGTGAAGAATACAACGACGGGGAAGTACATCTGTGTTGCAgctaataaaataggaaaaactaGGTCTTCAATGTTCAGGTTTACAGAGCAAT ATCAGAAGTCAGTTGATGAGAACGTGATTTATATGACTGTATTTCCAATCCTGGGATTTATCTGCCTATCCATACTGGCTCtgcttatatatatgtattggag agctAAGACGCATCAGGCATCATCAGAGACATTATCAAGCCATAAG AACTCACAACGTGCAGATGCTACATACATGAGTCTTTTGAAAACAGTTTCAAGTGAATATGAGTCTATAAAG
- the LOC140341330 gene encoding B-cell receptor CD22-like isoform X1, whose protein sequence is MTLASFLLIGSIFIFLVGGISSDVNKEQWSFIFPNEIIALRNSDVTIPCTFTAPVNHSEVNIIWFKYHLHGYPQVFNREEPSKVIEEYRGRTTLVGYGTNSCTLKIKDVTKIERFHPGISEEINSGKLHYKDVKVKIQGCHEDESCKDWTFTFPKYINALQGSCVHIPCTFTHPKGARDFNFFWYSERITIFNNKSRSDVDDRYKGRTFLTGNTENNCSLKIINIEKSKEREYFPGINDQINSITLQNTSIPVSVKENPPQPSISGNKNMKVKQKIYIACYVEHTCPSSPPTLKWNITGHPIKESHYGLQALGRWRMKSKLTYTASYTDDKTVLKCAATFPNNKTSVKTITLTIRYRPMNVAISADGNTDTAKDNNVTLLCSSKANPSVDNYTWYQISQGKELLHGYGDKITVKNTTTGKYICVAANKIGKTRSSMFRFTEQYQKSVDENVIYMTVFPILGFICLSILALLIYMYWRAKTHQASSETLSSHKNSQRADATYMSLLKTVSSEYESIKPSFPDKPAAGGDITSDNQYENLQKK, encoded by the exons ATGACCCTGGCGTCTTTTTTGCTCATAGGATCCATTTTCATATTTCTCGTTGgag gcatttcttCAGATGTGAACAAAGAGCAATGGTCATTTATATTTCCAAATGAAATTATAGCATTGAGAAATTCTGATGTGACGATTCCTTGCACATTCACGGCTCCTGTTAACCACAGTGAGGTCAATATAATTTGGTTTAAGTATCATCTTCACGGATATCCCCAGGTTTTTAATCGTGAAGAGCCCTCTAAAGTTATAGAAGAGTACAGAGGACGGACAACTCTTGTGGGTTATGGAACAAACAGCTGCACATTGAAGATCAAAGATGTGACAAAGATAGAAAGGTTTCATCCAGGAATAAGCGAAGAGATAAATTCCGGGAAACTTCACTACAAAGATGTTAAGGTTAAAATACAAG GCTGCCATGAAGACGAATCGTGCAAAGACTGGacttttacatttccaaaatatattaATGCTTTGCAAGGTTCCTGTGTGCACATCCCCTGCACCTTTACCCATCCTAAAGGTGCCAGGGATTTTAATTTCTTCTGGTATTCAGAAAGAATTACAATCTTCAACAATAAGTCTCGCAGTGATGTGGACGATAGATATAAGGGACGGACATTTCTTactggaaatacagaaaataattgctCATTAAAGATCATCAATATAGAAAAATCAAAGGAGAGAGAATATTTTCCAGGAATAAATGATCAGATTAACTCCATTACACTTCAAAATACAAGTATTCCAGTGAGTGTAAAAG AAAACCCACCGCAACCATCAATAAGcggaaataaaaatatgaaagtcaagcagaaaatatatattgcctGCTATGTAGAACACACCTGTCCCTCCAGTCCTCCAACTCTGAAATGGAATATCACCGGCCATCCGATAAAAGAGAGTCATTATGGTCTGCAAGCTCTAGGAAGGTGGAGGATGAAGTCAAAACTGACCTATACTGCTTCCTACACTGATGACAAAACCGTTCTAAAATGTGCAGCTacatttccaaataataaaacatctgtTAAAACAATTACACTGACTATTAGAT ATCGTCCAATGAATGTCGCCATTTCAGCTGATGGTAACACCGACACAGCAAAAGACAACAATGTCACGTTACTTTGTTCAAGTAAAGCCAATCCTTCAGTAGATAATTACACCTGGTATCAGATAAGCCAAGGCAAGGAATTGTTACATGGATATGGAGATAAAATAACTGTGAAGAATACAACGACGGGGAAGTACATCTGTGTTGCAgctaataaaataggaaaaactaGGTCTTCAATGTTCAGGTTTACAGAGCAAT ATCAGAAGTCAGTTGATGAGAACGTGATTTATATGACTGTATTTCCAATCCTGGGATTTATCTGCCTATCCATACTGGCTCtgcttatatatatgtattggag agctAAGACGCATCAGGCATCATCAGAGACATTATCAAGCCATAAG AACTCACAACGTGCAGATGCTACATACATGAGTCTTTTGAAAACAGTTTCAAGTGAATATGAGTCTATAAAG